One Cryptosporidium parvum Iowa II chromosome 5, whole genome shotgun sequence DNA segment encodes these proteins:
- a CDS encoding Vir superfamily protein yields the protein MKERKAKTKLTLDDTERFNSRTDPRFKPLIRKEHKVKIDKRFGRMFTDDDFSVISVKDPFGKKSIKKDEYHNLLYENKEDSDTSNSELKKHESTLTINSSDSEKSFQWEGESDDLASDEDTLRINSYKEKTASNSIWENNPLNNFGLSEGAETNRLALLGLDWDNITADDIYVVLSSFLFSSTSINPGQSNSKLKKISIYPSKYGKERMEYESVNGPMIGNEGNVCGKEIKSFELSNEIGEEDYEAIRKYQVEKSLYYFAVVECDCVETAIKLYDELDGMEAEFCIDSLEIRFIPDDIVDFQFEPISESTSIPVKYKQPECFTSALRHSKPALTWDDTPIERVKFLRKKFTPEELLNNDFDAYLGSSSDEDEFSKEGASLSLNNELPDFSSGMREILLGDAKEIFDEEINQNKLDPASEASLLTNNDINELFNSKGKDYSQVEIEFNPDLEDLSMDLIAKGKQKWEDASTSDEIQKQITPWQAYLEKRKQKRKERKIQLRERIKEQKLQREKGVTSKPIKNVYSDNSAQNNEDTYSSDDDRHFDMKKISLIERSGEKIKSKRRKELIANALKESTQNNFLGAINDPRISKIFTDADFAIDPTNPIYKPTEFNKKLLLEKRTQKLKRNLLSINKSKQNNNKNCAVLSELEDDSFNLLATKKMKRY from the coding sequence ATGAAGGAAAGGAAAGCCAAAACTAAATTAACGTTGGATGATACAGAGAGGTTTAATTCTCGCACGGATCCTAGGTTCAAACCTTTAATTCGAAAGGAACATAAGGTAAAGATTGACAAGCGTTTTGGCCGTATGTTCACTGATGATGATTTTTCCGTAATCTCAGTAAAAGACCCATTTGGAAAAAAGTCGATTAAGAAAGATGAATATCATAATTTGTTATATGAAAATAAGGAGGACAGTGACACTAGTAATagtgaattaaaaaaacatgAATCTACATTAACAATTAACTCATCAGATTCTGAAAAGTCATTCCAGTGGGAAGGAGAGAGCGATGATTTAGCTTCAGACGAAGATACGCTACGTATTAATTCTTATAAAGAGAAGACTGCTTCAAATTCTATTTGGGAAAATAATCCACTAAATAATTTCGGCCTATCTGAGGGGGCTGAAACAAACAGGCTTGCATTGTTGGGACTCGACTGGGATAATATTACTGCAGACGATATATATGTAGTTCTTTCAagctttttattttcatctaCGTCAATTAATCCTGGCcaatcaaattcaaaacttaaaaaaatttccaTATATCCTTCTAAGTATGGTAAGGAACGCATGGAATACGAGTCTGTTAATGGGCCGATGATTGGAAACGAGGGAAATGTATGTggtaaagaaattaaaagtttCGAGTTAAGCAACGAAATAGGGGAGGAGGACTATGAAGCAATACGAAAGTACCAGGTAGAAAAATCCCTGTATTACTTTGCAGTTGTAGAATGTGATTGCGTTGAAACTGCAATTAAACTTTATGACGAATTGGATGGGATGGAAGCTGAATTTTGCATTGATAGTCTTGAAATTAGGTTTATTCCTGATGATATTGTTGACTTTCAATTTGAGCCAATTAGTGAATCTACATCAATTCCTGTTAAATACAAACAACCTGAATGCTTTACATCTGCATTACGGCATTCTAAACCCGCACTGACTTGGGACGATACTCCAATTGAGAGAGTTAAatttttgagaaaaaaatttacaCCGGAAGAATTactaaataatgattttgatGCCTATTTAGGTTCTAGTAGCgatgaagatgaatttTCTAAAGAAGGGGCTAGCTTgtctttaaataatgaattgCCGGATTTTTCTTCAGGGATGAGAGAAATTCTATTAGGCGATGCAAAGGAAATTTTTGATGAggaaattaatcaaaataaattagacCCTGCGAGTGAAGCAAGCCTTTTAACTAACAACgatataaatgaattattcaaTAGCAAAGGTAAAGATTACAGTCAGGTTGAAATAGAATTTAATCCTGATCTTGAGGATTTGTCAATGGATTTGATTGCGAAAGGCAAACAAAAGTGGGAAGACGCATCAACTAGTGATGAAATCCAAAAACAAATTACACCGTGGCAGGcatatttagaaaaaagaaaacaaaaaagGAAGGAAAGGAAGATTCAATTGAGAGAGAGGATCAAGGAGCAAAAACTCCAAAGAGAAAAAGGAGTAACAAGCAAGCCAATTAAGAACGTTTATTCAGATAACTCTGCGCagaataatgaagataCTTACTCAAGCGATGACGATAGGCATTTTGatatgaagaaaatatcattaattgaaaGGTCCGGagaaaaaatcaaatcaaaaagaagaaaagaacTAATTGCAAATGCATTAAAAGAATCAactcaaaataatttcttggGCGCTATTAACGACCCAAGAATATCAAAGATATTTACAGATGCAGATTTTGCAATAGATCCCACAAACCCTATTTATAAACCCACTGAATTCAAcaaaaagttattattagaaaagagAACACAGAAATTGAAGAGAAATTTGCTATCAATAAACAAATCTAAGcagaataataataaaaattgtgCCGTTTTAAGCGAGTTAGAAGATGACTCATTTAATCTATTAGCtacaaagaaaatgaaaagatattaa
- a CDS encoding LETM1/MRS7 family protein with a transmembrane region at the N-terminus: MIRFKRVVEGIPRNSYLRGFNHALKEGFNWSVCGFRHFFYNLKYTNSLIQKRILGNGLTFNEKQLVKTTIKDTIKIIPFSFFIIVPFAEFGLPFVIKLFPNMLPSTFALKSTKERDDNILNKRKIELLEFHSLIQNVISNLKKSDNSDIISGVKSLEKIHLELLEKNKLDQEELGKVISGPIKEEFKLENLNIETLQSISRVMGVPSTRSKLLLMLRIRYRILKLKNEDKDILWDGTDQMDKQQLQKALISRFIDRNKKEYSIEEYKKLLMNWIRLSSMKQLPLSLMLWIQATRLISDNIDKL; encoded by the coding sequence ATGATTAGATTTAAGAGGGTGGTAGAGGGAATACCAAGAAACTCATATTTGAGAGGTTTTAATCATGCATTGAAAGAAGGCTTTAATTGGAGTGTTTGTGGATTTagacattttttttataatttaaaatacacgaattcattaatacaaaaaagaatattggGCAATGGGCTAacttttaatgaaaagCAATTGGTGAAAACAACTATTAAGGATACCATTAAAATCAttccattttctttttttatcattGTTCCTTTTGCAGAGTTTGGTCTTCCTTTTGTAATAAAGCTATTCCCAAATATGCTACCTTCAACTTTTGCACTTAAAAGCACAAAAGAAAGAGATGATAATATacttaataaaagaaaaattgaaCTTTTAGAATTTCACTCACTTATCCAAAACGtcatttcaaatttaaagaagTCTGATAATTCAGATATTATTTCAGGGGTGAAAAGCTTAGAAAAAATTCACTTagaattattggaaaaaaaCAAGTTGGATCAAGAAGAGCTAGGTAAAGTAATTTCTGGTCCAATAAAGGAAGAGTTTAAACtggaaaatttaaatattgaaactCTTCAGTCAATCTCAAGAGTTATGGGCGTACCCTCAACAAGAAGCAAACTCCTTTTAATGTTGAGAATAAGGTATAGAATATTGAAACTCAAGAATGAAGATAAAGATATTCTTTGGGATGGAACAGATCAAATGGACAAGCAACAGCTGCAGAAAGCACTAATTTCAAGGTTTATAGATcgtaataaaaaagaatatagCATTGAagaatacaaaaaattacTTATGAATTGGATAAGATTATCTTCTATGAAACAGTTACCTTTATCTTTAATGCTATGGATTCAAGCTACGAGATTAATTAGcgataatattgataaattatgA
- a CDS encoding GPI1/PIG-Q like N-acetylglucosaminyl-phosphatidylinositol transferase involved in GIP anchor biosynthesis: MIAKDYPTQLSLLFPKSLIDNISEKSENCYFVLGKYYKLRKSVGIFAAESLCPVKDHYSLNLYDNTKVIGIFRFFCGKIDFQSDSGSFNLQDVSKHLSDIVFTAISGIGPECKEICLKILSINDCNFNLITTDKVNIILFSDQRTRIINLSKMLNNANHFLDNVIYSIENDLKVDDYITSVGLADENVDDDSLFEHFKTIMDDYIDFKYLDTLSTFNTNQQNEFDPFFLQIFRYLLFYSLTLLSFSSSVIWSCISNFPFIQTLIQKNICATISQAAYRIKNQRNWIILNHILKDSKVKLNKKLYNSLRLLFLSSITTVIVDYLLGVLFAVGIDTFSRELVILMEKSFFYIYHDAIHTQVKWLMSFPAGFKLNQNLTTVMGNLTLAALKFWCDLTSQHFSDLNHNMIFLIKFVSITCGMSVSVALIWDILNIYSFLLFFIYTIMAKLYNLNLKAIKTFFYIFRGLKSNIFSNIDHNSHYSEQLLIGTILFTIFVLILPTITAFYINFLFIWSCVYIALVLLFFTISTINTFPFYLISMHVIAPNTFSSGIFIKKFLHNTSNQLIIIFSHKSLNINSICKPFSDSLNHLFRVHLNIVQIIKSILSGNILHILNLQGSKIHHFKSTFATPSDDEKNMESNSCSIRSKSNYLNGENFHHYIFDNITPAQLYNLK, from the coding sequence ATGATAGCTAAAGACTATCCAACGCAACTATCTCTTCTATTTCCTAAGAGTCTAATAGATAATATATCAGAGAAATCAGAAAACTGCTACTTTGTATTAGGAAAGTACTACAAATTGAGAAAATCAGTTGGAATATTCGCAGCTGAATCGCTTTGCCCAGTTAAAGACcattattcattaaatcTCTATGATAACACTAAGgttattggaatatttagGTTTTTTTGTGGGAAAATTGACTTTCAATCAGATTCTGGTTCTTTTAATCTTCAAGATGTTTCAAAGCACTTAAGCGATATTGTATTTACTGCAATTTCAGGCATTGGGCCAGAATGCAAAgaaatttgtttaaaaattttaagtATCAACGATTgcaattttaatttaattacaactgataaagttaatattattttattttcagatCAAAGAACTcgaattattaatttatcaaaaatgCTCAATAACGCCAATCATTTTCTTGATAAtgttatttattcaattgaaaatgatttaaaagTTGATGATTATATTACTTCCGTTGGTCTGGCAGATGAAAATGTGGATGatgattcattatttgaacaTTTCAAGACTATTATGGATGActatattgattttaaatatttagaCACACTTTCAACATTTAATACTAACCAGCAAAATGAGTTTGATCCTTTTTTCTTACAAATATTCAGGTATTTGCTATTTTATTCTCTAACATTATTATCGTTTTCTTCATCAGTTATTTGGTCTtgtatttcaaattttccCTTTATTCAAACTTTGATACAAAAAAACATTTGCGCAACGATTTCTCAGGCAGCGtatagaattaaaaatcaGAGAAATTggataattttgaatcaCATATTGAAAGATTCAAAAGTTAAACTAAATAAAAAACTTTACAATTCCTTAAggcttttatttttatcttcaATTACCACTGTAATtgttgattatttattggGAGTATTGTTTGCAGTTGGTATCGACACATTTTCAAGAGAACTTGTTATTCTTATGGAAAAGTCATTCTTCTATATTTATCACGATGCAATACATACTCAAGTTAAATGGTTAATGTCATTTCCTGCTGGGTTCAAACTCAATCAAAATCTTACAACAGTTATGGGTAATCTCACATTAGCAGCATTGAAATTTTGGTGCGACCTTACAAGCCAACATTTTTCTGATTTGAATCATAACATGATATTTTTGATCAAATTTGTCTCTATTACTTGCGGTATGTCAGTATCGGTAGCACTTATTTGGGATAtacttaatatttattcatttctattattttttatctATACAATTATGGCAAagttatataatttaaatctGAAAGCAAttaaaacatttttttatattttcagaGGCTTAAAGAGCAATATTTTTTCGAATATAGATCATAATTCACACTATTCTGAACAGCTTTTAATTGGTACGatattatttacaatttttgttttaatcCTTCCCACAATAACTGCTTTTTACATTAATTTCCTATTCATTTGGAGTTGCGTATATATTGCTTTGgtattattgttttttacAATTTCAACTATTAATACATTTCCATTTTACCTAATTTCAATGCATGTTATTGCTCCCAATACATTTAGCTCTggtatatttattaaaaaattcttgCACAATACAAGCAATCAGcttattataattttttctcaCAAAAGCCTTAATATCAACTCAATTTGCAAGCCATTTTCCGATTCATTAAACCATCTATTTAGAGTTCACCTTAATATtgttcaaataataaaatcaatattatcaggAAATATTCTTCATATTCTAAATTTACAAGGGTCAAAGATTCACCACTTTAAGTCGACTTTTGCTACGCCTAGTGACGATGAGAAAAACATGGAAAGCAACAGTTGTTCCATTAGAAGcaaaagtaattatttaaatggCGAAAATTTTCACcattatatttttgataatattacGCCTGCCCAATTGTATAATCTCAAAtag
- a CDS encoding SMART 2xt_SNARE domain containing protein — translation MENIYNEEKQDSGKQEIAELQNKCKKALKNTLKIAADANEISMYSATKLNEQTEQLYKIEDETEKIKDNLDKTEHAINSLKNPLLFWFKGLFRQNEPTHIRPAFANFQKNKEIQNEGRCQIISDLPKERNSDIKNDGLFQFNEEIDEGLDQIGDMLKEMHNRAISMNTALKNQGGILNNIDTNINSNNSRMKDQRTKLEKFIGK, via the coding sequence atggaaaatatatataatgaaGAGAAACAAGATTCTGGTAAACAAGAGATTGCGGAATTGCAAAATAAATGCAAGAAGGCATTAAAAAATACTCTAAAAATTGCTGCAGACGCAAATGAAATTTCCATGTACAGTGcaacaaaattaaatgagCAAACTGAACAACTTTACAAGATTGAGGATGAAactgaaaaaataaaagacaATCTAGATAAGACAGAGCATgcaataaattcattaaaaaatccACTCTTATTTTGGTTTAAGGGATTATTTCGACAAAATGAGCCAACTCATATAAGGCCAGCATTTGCTAACtttcaaaagaataaaGAGATTCAAAACGAGGGCAGGTGCCAAATAATATCAGATTTGCCAAAAGAGCGTAACTctgatattaaaaatgatgGCTTATTTCAgtttaatgaagaaattgacGAAGGTCTGGACCAAATTGGCGATATGTTGAAAGAAATGCACAACAGAGCAATTAGTATGAATACTGCATTAAAAAATCAGGGGGGAAtacttaataatattgatacaaatattaatagcaACAATTCGAGAATGAAAGATCAAAGAACAAAGTTGGAGAAATTCATTGGGAAATAA
- a CDS encoding proteasome subunit alpha type 5 — protein MFASRNEYDRGVNTFSPEGRLFQVEYAIAAIKLGSTAVGIKTKEGVILASEKRISSPLLEPRNLEKIMIIDRHVGCCMSGLVADAKTMIDHARVESQNYFFTYNENIPTQSVVQSISDLALDFSDIKEKGKKKSMSRPFGVAMLIAGADSDGSSSLWMTDPSGTYTQYSAAAIGTAQEGAEAILLENYNSNMSLKEAEDLALIVLRQVMEEKINSVNVEVAAVKEKKFIIYDDKEIQRVLDRLPPPTHIVPSQLS, from the exons atgtttgCTTCAAGGAATGAATATGACAGGGGAGTGAACACATTTTCACCTGAAGGCCGTTTGTTTCAGGTAGAATATGCAATTGCTGCAATTAAG TTAGGCTCAACTGCAGTTGgaataaaaacaaaagaagGTGTTATCCTTGCAAGCGAGAAGCGTATTAGCTCACCTTTATTGGAACCAAGAAATCTAGAGAAGATCATGATAATTGATAGGCACGTTGGCTGTTGTATGAGCGGACTTGTTGCAGACGCAAAAACGATGATAGATCATGCTAGGGTGGAATCtcagaattattttttcacaTATAATGAGAATATTCCAACTCAGTCTGTAGTCCAATCTATCAGCGATTTAGCATTGGATTTCTCcgatattaaagaaaaaggCAAGAAAAAGTCGATGTCTCGCCCTTTTGGAGTAGCAATGTTAATAGCTGGAGCAGATAGCGACGGTAGTTCAAGTTTGTGGATGACGGACCCTTCAGGGACATATACTCAATATTCGGCAGCAGCTATAGGCACAGCTCAAGAAGGTGCAGAGGCCATTCTATTAGAAAACTACAATTCAAATATGTCATTGAAAGAAGCAGAAGATTTAGCGCTCATTGTTCTTAGACAAGTTATGGAAGAGAAAATCAATTCAGTGAACGTAGAAGTTGCTGCtgttaaagaaaaaaaattcattatttatgaCGACAAAGAGATCCAAAGAGTTTTGGACCGTCTTCCTCCACCTACACACATTGTGCCTTCTCAACTTTCATAA
- a CDS encoding F11M21.28-like 3 CCCH RNA binding domain protein involved in RNA metabolism — MNNAKTAFELNTRIETVNCISNQKSINCYLKDDPSVINISYKEPLSEKMDEIKAKSYRKEFSRSNILTKEQLNNFRTVLCNDHLNSNCLDPETCFYSHCTAWQRRNPTKYKYSSNICPDIEFSRKGTKGRMSLNCRCKKGKFCEFAHTKEEELYHPDAYKTKKCNTFPNCKRFYCPFIHDSETNLINFNEKNLKEKISDDMIPITSKNEKSDEKRIVNIFSPYSQDKFKRNREINFGELKHELLIKLVNCQKLVLEEKYSSAQNLAEDFTSMITYLCRSCFLPEIFSTNSKLNNFQHEFLYPENITNQLNNNHMKDVFNFSFDFKHFLKDEELKRNYLLEDLFTH; from the coding sequence atgaataatgCAAAAACAGcgtttgaattaaatacGCGTATTGAAACCGTAAATTGTATTAGTAATCAAAAGTCAATAAATTGCTATCTTAAAGACGACCCATcagtaataaatatttcatataAAGAACCATTAAGCGAAAAAATGGACGAAATTAAAGCCAAGTCATACagaaaagaattttctCGCTCCAATATTTTAACCAAAGAACAGCTAAATAACTTTAGGACAGTGTTATGTAACGACCACCTTAATTCAAACTGTCTAGATCCTGAGACATGTTTCTACTCGCACTGCACTGCATGGCAACGTAGGAATCCtacaaaatataaatattcatcaaatatttgTCCTGATATCGAATTTTCGAGAAAAGGAACTAAAGGAAGGATGTCATTAAATTGCAGATGTAAAAAAGGAAAGTTTTGTGAATTTGCTCATACAAAAGAAGAGGAATTATATCATCCAGATGCttataaaacaaaaaaatgtaaTACCTTCCCAAACTGCAAGAGATTCTATTGTCCATTCATTCACGATAGTgaaacaaatttaataaattttaatgaaaaaaatttaaaagaaaaaataagtgATGATATGATACCTATCACTtctaaaaatgaaaaatctGATGAAAAGAGGATTGTGAATATCTTTAGTCCGTATTCTCaagataaatttaaaagaaacagagaaataaattttggTGAGTTGAAGCATGAATTACTAATTAAACTGGTCAATTGCCAGAAACTAGTGcttgaagaaaaatattcatcagCACAGAATTTAGCTGAAGATTTTACCTCAATGATAACATATTTATGTAGAAGCTGTTTTCTTccagaaatattttcaacaaattcaaaattgaataattttcaacatgaatttctttatccagaaaatattacaaatcAACTCAATAATAATCACATGAAGGatgtatttaatttttcgTTTGACTTTAAACATTTTTTAAAGgatgaagaattaaaaagaaattatttgttaGAAGATTTATTCACTCATTAG
- a CDS encoding hypothetical protein (NH2 region similar to Las-1) gives MTFVISSNERSVPWYSKNEFFEVFSWIIDSEINSKQLALNRLKIWEERSHGITKQCPIAIIGTSYILHTMLQDKIWNWSSISEGIKSGSLNKSFKILSEKILNGEMKVYKNDVIDKNESLETYYSGIYFSIQNQYCMTIIRIINLFVDQCQLQLYARSISSISAELGIPQILVEIRHQATHGSELPSLEICRVGGILIFFYLISNYWKNQYDYLTHSIMAFNENICKRFKQLVLLLSTMHFDWDTHYYLVDEIPQRENETLLDSFNKYNEIYHNSLTKVVLEYISIDIPIRNKILKFFEKRSRTKIKSERKDANKMIKILTKFGQLNNDSKIKLGKLKKWVKKCYSLLPLFYSLIEKIMKTIKNNEADEIIIKEFIFNELMNICPLCCPISEIAVLFLLSLVSNNTKIEILSMIISILLESKNLSMNNHARQDENKVLKCKQDKKNRLFYWLRILLPETRTNQKDKLPVGMNYNCINNKRVIEVILLLTFYKRIEKYNNAKKIMNYERVIEILNSTKYSMLILFAELVSSIPDLIIKNQIKSSRFSLSIMHLLGDLKVFDSTSKLLYVLIENKEMALDNLELLKNFLKFEHEDNSSAHEQYFKKSNEKNKVIVEDFGITPLLKIGTSWNSDNLKIIDHIHTFQNFIFTEESNQTNSDEEISDIDLIDCTIYDCDDNQHLKTKTLNMEYNYSTEEQNNPMNMCLLNAEAFMRKNVGIKEIMNEKAINIDWTKVSRFSE, from the coding sequence ATGACATTTGTTATTAGTTCAAATGAAAGATCCGTACCTTGGTATAGTAAGAATGAGTTTTTTGAAGTGTTTTCTTGGATAATTGATTCAGAAATAAACTCAAAACAATTGGCACTTAACAGGCTAAAAATATGGGAAGAAAGAAGTCATGGGATTACGAAACAATGTCCAATCGCGATAATTGGCACTTCATATATTTTACATACAATGCTTCAAGATAAAATATGGAATTGGAGTTCTATTAGTGAAGGAATCAAGTCTGGgtcattaaataaaagtttcaaaattttatcggaaaaaattttgaatggaGAAATGAAAGTTTACAAAAATGATGTAATTGACAAAAACGAATCCCTAGAAACTTATTATTCGGgtatatatttttctattcAGAATCAATACTGTATGACAATAATACGaataatcaatttatttgtaGATCAATGCCAATTACAACTTTATGCCAGATCAATAAGTTCCATATCAGCTGAATTAGGAATTCCTCAAATTTTGGTTGAAATCAGACATCAGGCAACTCATGGCTCTGAATTACCTTCTTTGGAAATTTGTAGAGTTGGTggaattttaatatttttctatttaataTCTAACTATTGGAAGAATCAATATGATTATCTAACACATTCAATAATGGCATTTAATGAAAACATTTGTAAACGCTTTAAACAATTAGTTCTGCTATTATCAACTATGCATTTTGATTGGGATactcattattatttagttGATGAGATCCCACAAAGAGAAAACGAAACTTTATTAGAttcattcaataaatacaaTGAAATTTATCACAACTCTCTAACGAAAGTTGTgcttgaatatatttccaTTGATATCCCTATaagaaacaaaattttgaaattttttgaaaaaagatcgagaacaaaaattaaaagtgAAAGAAAGGATGCAAataaaatgataaaaattttaactAAGTTCGGacaattaaataatgatagtaaaattaaattagggaaattaaaaaaatgggTAAAAAAATGTTACTCACTATTACCTTTATTTTATAGTCTAATTGAGAAGATTATgaaaacaattaaaaataatgaagcTGAtgaaatcattattaaagagtttatatttaatgaattgaTGAATATTTGCCCATTATGCTGCCcaatttctgaaattgcagtattatttttattaagtttggtaagtaataatacaaaaatagAAATCCTTTCTATgataatatcaatattactCGAGAGCAAAAACTTATCGATGAACAATCACGCCAGacaagatgaaaataaagtacTCAAATGTAAAcaagataaaaaaaatcgGCTTTTTTATTGGCTTAGAATACTACTTCCAGAAACAAGGACTAATcaaaaagataaattaCCAGTAGGTATGAACTATAATTGTATAAACAACAAGCGAGTGATAGAAGTTATTCTTTTACTTACTTTTTATAAAAGAATAgagaaatataataatgcaaagaagataatgaattatGAAAGAGTTATTGAGATATTAAACTCGACAAAATATTCTATGTTAATTCTATTTGCAGAGTTAGTTAGTTCAATCCCTGacttaataattaaaaatcaaattaaatcGAGCCGTTTTTCGCTAAGCATAATGCATTTGCTTGGTGATTTAAAAGTATTTGATTCCACGTCTAAACTTCTATACgttttaattgaaaataaagaaatggCATTAGATAATCtagaattattgaaaaatttcttaaaattCGAACATGAAGATAATTCTTCAGCGCATGAgcaatattttaaaaaatcaaatgaaaaaaataaagtgATTGTTGAGGATTTTGGAATAACTCCGTTATTAAAGATTGGTACAAGTTGGAATAGTgacaatttaaaaataattgatcACATCCATacatttcaaaattttatttttacaGAGGAATCCAACCAAACAAATTCGGATGAAGAGATTAGTgatattgatttaattgattGTACTATATATGATTGTGACGATAATCAACATTTGAAAACAAAGACGCTCAATAtggaatataattattctaCTGAAGAGCAAAATAATCCAATGAATATGTGTTTATTGAATGCAGAGGCGTTTATGAGAAAAAATGTTggaataaaagaaataatgaatgAAAAGGCGATCAACATTGATTGGACCAAAGTAAGCCGTTTTTCAGAATGA